The Pyrobaculum sp. 3827-6 genome has a segment encoding these proteins:
- a CDS encoding helix-turn-helix domain-containing protein, protein MPWRIVKTLAHNHHGLTLRELARRVGVAPKTLYRHLDKLQKTGVLEIHRPSPRIMLIKLSPRYLWLSQFLKGGSRVGS, encoded by the coding sequence GTGCCGTGGAGAATTGTGAAGACGCTGGCTCACAACCACCACGGCTTGACGCTGAGAGAGCTGGCCAGACGCGTGGGGGTGGCTCCCAAGACCCTCTACCGTCACCTCGACAAGTTGCAGAAGACGGGAGTTCTAGAGATACACAGGCCCAGCCCCAGGATCATGCTGATAAAACTCTCGCCCAGATACCTCTGGCTTAGTCAGTTTCTCAAGGGAGGTTCTCGCGTCGGGTCTTAA
- a CDS encoding winged helix-turn-helix domain-containing protein produces MEERDIISYLSQIFQDELKWCIIRHLMKNGKVTVKDLARLCNTAPKKVLQALNEMEEKGAVEITIEQGRQYAQLRIHG; encoded by the coding sequence GTGGAAGAAAGAGATATAATTAGCTATCTTTCGCAAATCTTTCAAGACGAGCTGAAGTGGTGCATCATCCGACACCTTATGAAAAACGGCAAAGTCACCGTAAAAGACTTGGCAAGGCTCTGCAACACGGCGCCGAAAAAGGTGCTACAAGCTCTGAACGAAATGGAGGAAAAGGGCGCCGTTGAGATAACCATAGAACAAGGCAGGCAATACGCACAACTGAGAATCCATGGATAG
- a CDS encoding hydrogenase maturation nickel metallochaperone HypA, with the protein MIAKFQLQIKCPNCRRYYIVETRDAQCPHCGTRYTLQLHIQLVPKQKTKNVSQKLS; encoded by the coding sequence ATGATTGCAAAATTCCAACTACAAATCAAATGCCCAAACTGCCGCCGGTACTATATAGTAGAGACTAGAGACGCCCAGTGCCCCCACTGCGGCACTCGCTACACACTCCAACTACACATCCAGCTCGTACCTAAACAAAAAACAAAAAACGTAAGTCAAAAACTTAGTTAA
- a CDS encoding NEW3 domain-containing protein — protein MKTKTTIVITALAIALAVAFAAWSETATIQVSASTGYIDLDFQNVDVAYSDYVTVTTSTTGSDSGNDGPPTLTVTINNAYPGASVDVTFDMYNDGTIPVNIRCEVKAPSELTVTISPDTVNDLKPGSSQSATLKIVAGDNVEEQKTYSATVTCTYSQAVPYPKTA, from the coding sequence ATGAAAACCAAAACCACGATAGTAATAACAGCGCTGGCAATAGCACTAGCAGTGGCATTCGCCGCATGGAGCGAAACAGCCACAATCCAAGTCAGCGCATCCACGGGATACATAGACCTAGACTTCCAAAATGTAGATGTGGCATATAGTGATTACGTCACGGTGACTACGTCAACAACTGGCTCCGACTCTGGAAATGACGGCCCCCCAACCCTCACCGTGACGATAAACAATGCCTACCCCGGCGCTAGCGTCGATGTGACGTTTGATATGTACAACGACGGCACGATACCAGTAAACATTAGGTGTGAGGTAAAGGCCCCATCTGAGCTAACAGTGACAATATCCCCAGATACCGTTAACGACCTAAAGCCGGGAAGTTCGCAATCCGCCACTTTAAAAATCGTCGCCGGTGATAACGTCGAAGAACAGAAAACATACTCCGCCACCGTCACCTGCACATACAGCCAAGCAGTTCCATATCCTAAAACCGCTTAA